One genomic window of Cannabis sativa cultivar Pink pepper isolate KNU-18-1 chromosome 2, ASM2916894v1, whole genome shotgun sequence includes the following:
- the LOC133034439 gene encoding uncharacterized protein LOC133034439, which produces MGTLWGIRFGRRGVNVSHLSFANDSLIFFDATREDCHRFQELLRKYTVASDQIIYFHKFEICFASLIEDDTKQKLVDLICVQLVANHGKYLGLPSFVGRNKMKLFDVIKNKVWAKLRGWKNSLFSVVGKEILIKAIIQAIPTYTMSCFRMSKSTISSLKWEQGFGGLFKEK; this is translated from the coding sequence GGTAGGCGAGGTGTTAATGTGTCTCACCTTTCATTTGCAAATGATAGTTTGATTTTCTTTGATGCTACTAGAGAGGACTGCCACCGATTTCAGGAACTTTTGAGAAAATATACAGTTGCTTCGgatcaaattatatattttcataaattTGAGATTTGCTTCGCAAGTTTGATAGAAGATGATACCAAACAAAAGTTGGTTGACTTGATATGTGTTCAACTTGTTGCAAACCATGGTAAGTACCTTGGCCTGCCCTCCTTTGTTGGTAGAAATAAAATGAAACTTTTTGATGTCATTAAAAATAAGGTATGGGCAAAACTACGAGGATGGAAAAACTCCCTGTTTTCTGTGGTTGGGAAAGAGATTCTTATAAAGGCTATCATTCAAGCAATTCCCACATATACGATGAGTTGTTTTCGTATGTCAAAGAGTACTATTAGTAGTCTAAAATGGGAACAAGGTTTTGGTGGGCTCTTCAAAGAAAAATGA
- the LOC115719483 gene encoding mitochondrial import inner membrane translocase subunit Tim9, with translation MDKSMLGGDMPQLSEEDNVRMSTMIDQLQIRDSLRMYNSLVERCFTDCVDTFKHKSLQKQEESCVRRCAEKFLKHSMRVGMRFAELNQGAATQD, from the exons ATGGACAAGAGTATGCTTGGAGGGGATATGCCTCAGCTTTCTGAGGAAGATAATGTCAGGATGTCCACCATGATTGACCAGCTCCAAATCCGTGACAG TTTGAGGATGTATAATTCACTTGTTGAGAGATGTTTTACTGACTGTGTCGACACCTTCAAGCACAAGTCCCTGCAGAAGCAAGAGGAAAGCTGTGTCCGGCGATGTGCTGAGAAGTTTCTTAAGCATTCGATGAGAGTTGGCATGAGATTTGCAGAGCTGAACCAAGGTGCAGCCACACAAGATTAA
- the LOC115719482 gene encoding outer envelope pore protein 16, chloroplastic-like has translation MPNTRFSGSVSSPDVSVTIDMGHPFLNHTVDGFLKIGAIAATRAVAEDVFHVVKKGSISKGNVEHTLKKMCKEGAYWGTVAGVYVGMDYGIERVRGTRDWKNAMIGGALTGALVSIATSQDKDKIVINAITGGAIATASEFINYLT, from the exons ATGCCAAACACCAGGTTCTCCGGTTCTGTTTCGAGCCCCGATGTGTCTGTTACCATCGATATGGGTCACCCTTTTCTCAATCACACCGTTGATGGATTTTTGAAGATCGGAGCC ATTGCAGCTACCAGAGCTGTAGCTGAGGATGTTTTCCATGTCGTCAAGAAAG GGAGTATTTCCAAGGGAAATGTTGAGCACACT TTGAAGAAAATGTGTAAAGAAGGAGCATACTGGG GAACTGTAGCTGGAGTTTATGTGGGAATGGATTATGGTATAGAGAGAGTCCGTGGCACTAGAGACTGG AAGAATGCCATGATTGGAGGGGCACTAACAGGAGCTTTAGTATCCATAGCCACCAGTCAAGACAAGGACAAAATTGTTATTAATGCCATAACAGGAGGTGCTATAGCAACTGCTTCAGAATTTATCAACTACCTCACCTGA
- the LOC133034016 gene encoding protein neprosin-like, producing the protein MRMKGFFMVAIVLCKLLCYCKSQEQSVKLSRDELLEIENQLERLNKSSIKTIKTQHGDIYDCIDFYEQPAFDHPLLKNHKYDFQMGPSSHPNPMVRENKPPKNVKQVSINNGLKGEKCPTGFIPIRRITKEDLIRAKLFTKSYTSRINSPPTFHHALVYTSDPTKKYNGGGTFASFYTLYNVTGSQYTFGRIKLQNGLDIIQAGWGVNPSV; encoded by the exons atgagaatgaAGGGATTTTTTATGGTTGCTATTGTATTGTGTAAACTTTTATGTTATTGCAAATCTCAAGAACAATCAGTAAAATTATCAAGAGATGAACTTCTTGAAATAGAGAATCAACTTGAGCGACTGAACAAATCATCAATCAAAActataaaa ACACAACATGGAGATATTTATGATTGTATTGATTTTTACGAACAACCAGCATTTGATCATCCTTTGTTGAAGAATCACAAATATGATTTTcaa ATGGGACCTTCTTCTCATCCCAATCCGATGGTTAGGGAAAACAAACCTCCAAAAAATGTGAAACAAGTATCGATAAATAATGGGTTAAAAGGTGAAAAATGTCCAACTGGGTTCATTCCAATAAGAAGAATTACCAAGGAAGATCTTATCAGAGCCAAATTATTTACAAAGTCATATACTTCAAGAATTAATTCTCCTCCTACTTTTCAT CATGCACTTGTTTACACATCCGATCCAACCAAGAAATACAATGGAGGTGGAACATTTGCAAGTTTTTACACACTATATAATGTCACTGGCTCACAATATACTTTTGGTcgaataaaattgcaaaatggACTTGATATCATTCAAGCTGGTTGGGGA GTAAATCCTAGTGTATAA
- the LOC133034017 gene encoding protein neprosin-like yields the protein MIEMTLRETHPGNLPTWELPINIYRDPTTGNWWFQLGENYDNIGYWPSSIFSGGLKDLATYIDWGGETYSPLGQIGPPMGSGLLLKQNTRYDAYCRALTIINEAHIREDAKNTKISSIDIDFYLVKDLGFHRHFGHLMVYGGPGPR from the exons ATGATCGAAATGACTCTAAGAGAAACTCACCCTGGTAATTTACCTACATGGGAACTTCCAATCAATATTTATcgg GATCCAACTACTGGAAATTGGTGGTTTCAACTTGGAGAGAATTATGATAATATTGGATATTGGCCATCAAGCATATTTAGTGGTGGCTTGAAAGACTTGGCTACATATATTGATTGGGGAGGAGAAACTTACAGTCCACTTGGTCAAATTGGTCCTCCAATGGGATCTGGTTtacttttaaaacaaaatactcgTTATGATGCATATTGTAGAGCATTAACAATTATAAATGAGGCGCACATACGAGAAGATGCTAAAAACACAAAAATTTCttccattgatattgacttttaTTTAGTTAAAGATTTGGGATTTCATCGTCACTTTGGACATCTCATGGTATATGGTGGTCCTGGTCCTAGATGA
- the LOC115720383 gene encoding TATA box-binding protein-associated factor RNA polymerase I subunit B-like, whose translation MADPMALTCQTCGNVGMADDADGFFYCLRCGSQAEDIIDTGVGDEDYVDKGPGGGGGGGAVYVASHRRQRQHVSTISQSQSQFNASMHSQFWTSLTLEDKEETPIQVKINSQEVDHNYSWDLFSDNIGPTGPEDFGSVGELIPSFEDYYNEIRIRYIMGLQLMIEFQCEALVREFKVSPLICGLAGTIWLRFVAATRVFDDGWVDEAINESENQNQGELPNDEPRSKYNSEPQNMYGQRAVTIWIRSLKRKIPLSCTLAISFLVCHLAREAVLTTDIVKWSLEGKLPYFAAFVEIEKLIGPPTKACPISSSSMFRPLESVTAQKMEPLSASIAKSIGLCLPPVNFYAIASRYLQKLSLPSDKILPHACRIYEWSMPPNLWLSASELRLPTRVCVMSILIVAIRILYNINGFGIWERSLSKHNVSSTSNGVEEDSDSPSLKDFKDKDSGFPRFVDDPYKIPVINTLHLQESEMDAAELLSNLEALYHGIHENYEYSKDLPTYLQHCKDVVFAGLEPSFENHEEQKLIEELWGFYQNKTDSKTTEVDCDNYSRADKQKRLRKDEERSRTFPHREKKFKENEGVSNSSDSETRSENHDRSKSTTQNDQNPKDETTSTTSTLKEESIKEMKQNMEENRFYYMPPRKQLKKFGYLHYARKRDEGSLTYSVHADYYILLRACAKVVQIETRYMHFGVLSFEKRLVWTEHKINHCLHMTPPNLSCEFCTNSISGDGLEESLGLSNLNI comes from the exons ATGGCAGACCCCATGGCCTTGACATGTCAAACTTGCGGCAATGTTGGGATGGCTGATGATGCAGATGGCTTCTTCTACTGTCTTCGGTGTGGTTCTCAGGCAGAGGACATCATTGACACCGGTGTTGGTGATGAGGACTATGTCGATAAGGGCcctggtggtggtggtggtggtggtgctgTCTATGTTGCTAGTCACCGCCGCCAACGCCAACACGTCTCCACTATATCTCAATCACAGTCCCAATTCAACGCCTCAATGCACTCTCAATTTTGGACTTCCCTAACTTTAGAAGACAAAGAAGAGACTCCCATTCAAGTCAAGATCAATAGTCAGGAAGTGGATCACAATTATAGTTGGGATCTTTTTAGTGACAACATTGGACCCACTGGCCCAGAGGATTTTGGGTCTGTCGGGGAGCTCATTCCGAGCTTCGAGGACTACTATAATGAGATAAGGATTCGATACATTATGGGTTTGCAGTTGATGATTGAGTTTCAGTGTGAGGCTTTGGTTAGGGAGTTTAAAGTGAGCCCTTTGATTTGTGGGTTGGCTGGGACCATTTGGTTGCGGTTCGTGGCTGCCACTCGAGTGTTTGATGATGGTTGGGTTGATGAAGCCATTAACGAGTCTGAGAATCAGAATCAAG GAGAGCTGCCTAATGATGAGCCGCGGTCTAAATATAATTCAGAACCCCAAAATATGTATGGTCAGCGTGCTGTAACGATATGGATCAGATCATTGAAAAGGAAGATACCGTTGTCTTGTACTTTAGCCATTTCTTTTCTAGTTTGTCATCTCGCCAGGGAAGCAGTCTTGACAACCGATATAGTAAAGTGGTCATTAGAAGGGAAACTTCCCTACTTTGCCGCTTTTGTTGAAATCGAAAAACTCATTGGACCACCAACAAAAGCTTGCCCAATAAGTTCAAGTTCCATGTTCAGGCCTCTTGAATCTGTAACAGCACAGAAGATGGAACCACTTTCAGCTTCCATTGCTAAATCCATAGGCTTATGTTTACCTCCTGTGAATTTCTACGCCATCGCTTCACGCTATCTTCAAAAGCTATCACTTCCTTCGGATAAGATTCTTCCTCACGCTTGTCGTATATACGAGTGGTCAATGCCTCCAAATTTATGGTTATCAGCTAGTGAACTAAGGCTTCCTACTCGTGTTTGTGTGATGTCGATACTGATTGTTGCAATAAGaattctttataatattaaCGGCTTCGGAATATGGGAGAGAAGTTTGTCTAAACACAATGTTTCTTCCACATCTAATGGGGTAGAAGAAGATTCTGATTCTCCTAGTTTGAAAGATTTCAAAGACAAGGATTCTGGTTTTCCTCGTTTCGTTGATGATCCTTATAAGATCCCTGTTATAAACACATTACATCTTCAGGAATCTGAGATGGATGCTGCCGAGCTTCTGAGCAATCTTGAAGCATTGTATCATGGAATACATGAAAACTATG AGTATTCTAAAGACTTGCCAACATATCTCCAGCACTGTAAAGATGTAGTTTTTGCGGGGTTAGAACCGTCATTTGAGAATCACGAGGAGCAAAAACTGATAGAAGAGTTATGGGGTTTTTATCAGAACAAAACG GATTCGAAAACAACTGAAGTAGACTGTGATAATTATAGTAGAGCCGATAAGCAAAAAAGATTACGAAAAGATGAAGAGCGTAGTAGAACATTCCCACATAGAGAGAAGAAGTTCAAGGAAAACGAGGGTGTTAGTAATTCATCCGACAGTGAAACTCGAAGTGAAAACCATGACCGGTCCAAGAGTACAACACAAAATGACCAAAACCCGAAAGATGAAACAACTTCAACTACTTCTACTCTTAAAGAAGAATCCATTAAAGAAATGAAACAGAACATGGAGGAAAACAGGTTCTATTACATGCCGCCGAGGAAACAATTGAAAAAATTTGGGTATCTACATTACGCGAGAAAGAGGGACGAAGGCTCGTTGACTTATTCTGTTCATGCAGATTACTACATCTTGCTTCGTGCTTGTGCTAAAGTTGTCCAAATTGAAACTCGGTATATGCATTTCGGGGTGTTGAGTTTCGAGAAACGACTGGTTTGGACTGAGCACAAAATCAACCACTGTTTGCATATGACTCCTCCAAATCTCTCTTGTGAATTTTGTACTAATTCCATAAGTGGAGATGGCTTAGAAGAGTCTCTTGGACTTTCAAATTTGaatatttag
- the LOC115719014 gene encoding outer envelope pore protein 16, chloroplastic, which yields MPNTRFSGSVSSPDVSVTIDMGHPFLNHTVDGFLKIGAIAATRAVAEDVFHVVKKGSISKGNVEHTLKKMCKEGAYWGTVAGVYVGMDYGIERVRGTRDWKNAMIGGALTGALVSIATSQDKDKIVINAITGGAIATASEFINYLT from the exons ATGCCAAACACCAGGTTCTCCGGTTCTGTTTCGAGCCCCGATGTGTCTGTTACCATCGATATGGGGCACCCTTTTCTCAATCACACCGTTGATGGATTTTTGAAGATCGGAGCC ATTGCAGCTACCAGAGCTGTAGCTGAGGATGTTTTCCATGTCGTCAAGAAAG GGAGTATTTCCAAGGGAAATGTTGAGCACACT TTGAAGAAAATGTGTAAAGAAGGAGCATACTGGG GAACTGTAGCTGGAGTTTATGTGGGAATGGATTATGGTATAGAGAGAGTCCGTGGCACTAGAGACTGG AAGAATGCCATGATTGGAGGGGCACTAACAGGAGCTTTAGTATCCATAGCCACCAGTCAAGACAAGGACAAAATTGTTATTAATGCCATAACAGGAGGTGCTATAGCAACTGCTTCAGAATTTATCAACTACCTCACCTGA
- the LOC115720576 gene encoding pentatricopeptide repeat-containing protein At1g07590, mitochondrial isoform X3, with protein sequence MRDGNPVHRGDVFHTINRLRKLKMNKRALEVMEWVIRERPYRLKELDYSFLLEFTIKIHGISQGEKLFSCLPAEFQNELLYTNLVIACLDKGAIILSLAYMKKMRELNHPMSHLVFNRLIILHSSPRRRKFIPKILSQMRADKVPQHVSTFNILMKIEANEHNIEGLMKVFSDMKRANVEPNEISYCIVATAHAVARLYTVAEVYVEAIEKSMTGNNWSTLDVLIMLYSFLGKEKELERTWQAVQDLPYVRSKSYVLAIEAFGRMGKLDQAEELWLEMKSRKGLNTTEQFNSILSVYCRHGLIKKASEIYREIGKHDCKPNAITYRHLALGCLKANLVEEAVKTLEMGMDLTTSNVVRNSSPWLETTLLIVESFADKGDVGSAEKLFEELIRAKYSRHTFAYNTLIKAYVKAKIYSPNFLKRMILGGSRPDAETYSLVKLAEQYRN encoded by the exons ATGAGAGATGGAAATCCTGTTCACAGGGGTGACGTTTTTCACACCATTAATCGCCTCAGAAAGCTCAAAATGAACAAACGCGCTCTCGAG GTAATGGAATGGGTGATCAGGGAAAGGCCCTACAGGCTAAAGGAATTGGACTATTCTTTTCTGTTGGAATTCACAATTAAGATTCATGGGATTTCACAAGGTGAAAAGCTCTTTTCTTGCCTTCCAGCAGAGTTTCAAAATGAGCTCCTTTATACCAATTTAGTAATCGCATGCTTGGACAAAGGTGCAATAATACTTTCACTAGCTTACATGAAGAAAATGAGGGAATTGAATCATCCCATGTCACACTTGGTTTTCAACCGCCTCATAATTCTCCATTCATCTCCCAGGCGTAGAAAGTTCATCCCGAAAATTCTCTCTCAAATGAGAGCTGATAAAGTGCCCCAACATGTCTCCACATTTAACATTCTTATGAAAATAGAGGCCAATGAGCACAATATTGAAGGGCTCATGAAAGTTTTTAGTGACATGAAGCGAGCAAATGTTGAACCAAATGAAATATCTTACTGCATTGTCGCCACTGCACATGCTGTTGCAAGGCTGTATACTGTTGCGGAAGTCTATGTTGAAGCTATAGAGAAGTCAATGACAGGTAATAATTGGTCAACGTTGGACGTTCTTATAATGTTGTATAGCTTTCTGGGGAAGGAAAAGGAACTAGAGAGAACTTGGCAAGCTGTGCAAGATTTACCTTATGTTCGGTCCAAAAGTTATGTGCTGGCAATTGAAGCTTTCGGTAGAATGGGCAAGCTTGACCAAGCTGAGGAACTTTGGCTCGAGATGAAATCAAGAAAAGGGTTGAATACTACTGAGCAGTTCAATTCTATATTGTCTGTGTATTGCAGGCATGGGCTTATTAAAAAAGCATCAGAAATTTACAGGGAAATCGGAAAACATGACTGTAAACCAAATGCAATAACTTATAGGCACCTTGCTTTGGGTTGCTTGAAAGCAAACTTGGTGGAGGAAGCCGTGAAAACTCTCGAGATGGGGATGGATTTGACGACAAGCAACGTGGTCAGGAATTCAAGCCCATGGTTGGAAACAACTCTACTAATAGTTGAGAGTTTTGCAGACAAGGGTGATGTTGGGAGTGCTGAGAAGTTATTTGAAGAGTTGATAAGAGCAAAGTATAGCAGGCATACTTTTGCTTACAACACTCTAATTAAGGCTTATGTGAAGGCTAAAATTTatagtccaaatttcttgaaacgAATGATTTTGGGAGGATCTAGGCCAGATGCTGAGACATATAGCCTGGTGAAACTTGCTGAGCAGTATAGAAACTGA
- the LOC115720576 gene encoding pentatricopeptide repeat-containing protein At1g07590, mitochondrial isoform X1, producing MQTISLMLQHRLTQSIRRTVFVPYSPACKLPCIFAFLCSQAPVNIPDETFDLKQEETRPCLSYRIEKLPGGEGVLSAFQSWMRDGNPVHRGDVFHTINRLRKLKMNKRALEVMEWVIRERPYRLKELDYSFLLEFTIKIHGISQGEKLFSCLPAEFQNELLYTNLVIACLDKGAIILSLAYMKKMRELNHPMSHLVFNRLIILHSSPRRRKFIPKILSQMRADKVPQHVSTFNILMKIEANEHNIEGLMKVFSDMKRANVEPNEISYCIVATAHAVARLYTVAEVYVEAIEKSMTGNNWSTLDVLIMLYSFLGKEKELERTWQAVQDLPYVRSKSYVLAIEAFGRMGKLDQAEELWLEMKSRKGLNTTEQFNSILSVYCRHGLIKKASEIYREIGKHDCKPNAITYRHLALGCLKANLVEEAVKTLEMGMDLTTSNVVRNSSPWLETTLLIVESFADKGDVGSAEKLFEELIRAKYSRHTFAYNTLIKAYVKAKIYSPNFLKRMILGGSRPDAETYSLVKLAEQYRN from the exons ATGCAAACAATATCACTTATGTTACAGCACAGACTCACTCAGTCAATACGTCGAACAGTTTTCGTGCCATATTCACCTGCCTGCAAACTCCCTTGCATTTTTGCTTTTCTCTGCAGCCAAGCGCCTGTTAACATCCCAGATGAAACTTTTGATTTGAAACAGGAAGAAACCAGACCCTGCTTATCTTATAGAATTGAGAAACTGCCTGGAGGCGAAGGCGTTTTGTCTGCTTTTCAGAGCTGGATGAGAGATGGAAATCCTGTTCACAGGGGTGACGTTTTTCACACCATTAATCGCCTCAGAAAGCTCAAAATGAACAAACGCGCTCTCGAG GTAATGGAATGGGTGATCAGGGAAAGGCCCTACAGGCTAAAGGAATTGGACTATTCTTTTCTGTTGGAATTCACAATTAAGATTCATGGGATTTCACAAGGTGAAAAGCTCTTTTCTTGCCTTCCAGCAGAGTTTCAAAATGAGCTCCTTTATACCAATTTAGTAATCGCATGCTTGGACAAAGGTGCAATAATACTTTCACTAGCTTACATGAAGAAAATGAGGGAATTGAATCATCCCATGTCACACTTGGTTTTCAACCGCCTCATAATTCTCCATTCATCTCCCAGGCGTAGAAAGTTCATCCCGAAAATTCTCTCTCAAATGAGAGCTGATAAAGTGCCCCAACATGTCTCCACATTTAACATTCTTATGAAAATAGAGGCCAATGAGCACAATATTGAAGGGCTCATGAAAGTTTTTAGTGACATGAAGCGAGCAAATGTTGAACCAAATGAAATATCTTACTGCATTGTCGCCACTGCACATGCTGTTGCAAGGCTGTATACTGTTGCGGAAGTCTATGTTGAAGCTATAGAGAAGTCAATGACAGGTAATAATTGGTCAACGTTGGACGTTCTTATAATGTTGTATAGCTTTCTGGGGAAGGAAAAGGAACTAGAGAGAACTTGGCAAGCTGTGCAAGATTTACCTTATGTTCGGTCCAAAAGTTATGTGCTGGCAATTGAAGCTTTCGGTAGAATGGGCAAGCTTGACCAAGCTGAGGAACTTTGGCTCGAGATGAAATCAAGAAAAGGGTTGAATACTACTGAGCAGTTCAATTCTATATTGTCTGTGTATTGCAGGCATGGGCTTATTAAAAAAGCATCAGAAATTTACAGGGAAATCGGAAAACATGACTGTAAACCAAATGCAATAACTTATAGGCACCTTGCTTTGGGTTGCTTGAAAGCAAACTTGGTGGAGGAAGCCGTGAAAACTCTCGAGATGGGGATGGATTTGACGACAAGCAACGTGGTCAGGAATTCAAGCCCATGGTTGGAAACAACTCTACTAATAGTTGAGAGTTTTGCAGACAAGGGTGATGTTGGGAGTGCTGAGAAGTTATTTGAAGAGTTGATAAGAGCAAAGTATAGCAGGCATACTTTTGCTTACAACACTCTAATTAAGGCTTATGTGAAGGCTAAAATTTatagtccaaatttcttgaaacgAATGATTTTGGGAGGATCTAGGCCAGATGCTGAGACATATAGCCTGGTGAAACTTGCTGAGCAGTATAGAAACTGA
- the LOC115720576 gene encoding pentatricopeptide repeat-containing protein At1g07590, mitochondrial isoform X2 — MEETRPCLSYRIEKLPGGEGVLSAFQSWMRDGNPVHRGDVFHTINRLRKLKMNKRALEVMEWVIRERPYRLKELDYSFLLEFTIKIHGISQGEKLFSCLPAEFQNELLYTNLVIACLDKGAIILSLAYMKKMRELNHPMSHLVFNRLIILHSSPRRRKFIPKILSQMRADKVPQHVSTFNILMKIEANEHNIEGLMKVFSDMKRANVEPNEISYCIVATAHAVARLYTVAEVYVEAIEKSMTGNNWSTLDVLIMLYSFLGKEKELERTWQAVQDLPYVRSKSYVLAIEAFGRMGKLDQAEELWLEMKSRKGLNTTEQFNSILSVYCRHGLIKKASEIYREIGKHDCKPNAITYRHLALGCLKANLVEEAVKTLEMGMDLTTSNVVRNSSPWLETTLLIVESFADKGDVGSAEKLFEELIRAKYSRHTFAYNTLIKAYVKAKIYSPNFLKRMILGGSRPDAETYSLVKLAEQYRN; from the exons ATG GAAGAAACCAGACCCTGCTTATCTTATAGAATTGAGAAACTGCCTGGAGGCGAAGGCGTTTTGTCTGCTTTTCAGAGCTGGATGAGAGATGGAAATCCTGTTCACAGGGGTGACGTTTTTCACACCATTAATCGCCTCAGAAAGCTCAAAATGAACAAACGCGCTCTCGAG GTAATGGAATGGGTGATCAGGGAAAGGCCCTACAGGCTAAAGGAATTGGACTATTCTTTTCTGTTGGAATTCACAATTAAGATTCATGGGATTTCACAAGGTGAAAAGCTCTTTTCTTGCCTTCCAGCAGAGTTTCAAAATGAGCTCCTTTATACCAATTTAGTAATCGCATGCTTGGACAAAGGTGCAATAATACTTTCACTAGCTTACATGAAGAAAATGAGGGAATTGAATCATCCCATGTCACACTTGGTTTTCAACCGCCTCATAATTCTCCATTCATCTCCCAGGCGTAGAAAGTTCATCCCGAAAATTCTCTCTCAAATGAGAGCTGATAAAGTGCCCCAACATGTCTCCACATTTAACATTCTTATGAAAATAGAGGCCAATGAGCACAATATTGAAGGGCTCATGAAAGTTTTTAGTGACATGAAGCGAGCAAATGTTGAACCAAATGAAATATCTTACTGCATTGTCGCCACTGCACATGCTGTTGCAAGGCTGTATACTGTTGCGGAAGTCTATGTTGAAGCTATAGAGAAGTCAATGACAGGTAATAATTGGTCAACGTTGGACGTTCTTATAATGTTGTATAGCTTTCTGGGGAAGGAAAAGGAACTAGAGAGAACTTGGCAAGCTGTGCAAGATTTACCTTATGTTCGGTCCAAAAGTTATGTGCTGGCAATTGAAGCTTTCGGTAGAATGGGCAAGCTTGACCAAGCTGAGGAACTTTGGCTCGAGATGAAATCAAGAAAAGGGTTGAATACTACTGAGCAGTTCAATTCTATATTGTCTGTGTATTGCAGGCATGGGCTTATTAAAAAAGCATCAGAAATTTACAGGGAAATCGGAAAACATGACTGTAAACCAAATGCAATAACTTATAGGCACCTTGCTTTGGGTTGCTTGAAAGCAAACTTGGTGGAGGAAGCCGTGAAAACTCTCGAGATGGGGATGGATTTGACGACAAGCAACGTGGTCAGGAATTCAAGCCCATGGTTGGAAACAACTCTACTAATAGTTGAGAGTTTTGCAGACAAGGGTGATGTTGGGAGTGCTGAGAAGTTATTTGAAGAGTTGATAAGAGCAAAGTATAGCAGGCATACTTTTGCTTACAACACTCTAATTAAGGCTTATGTGAAGGCTAAAATTTatagtccaaatttcttgaaacgAATGATTTTGGGAGGATCTAGGCCAGATGCTGAGACATATAGCCTGGTGAAACTTGCTGAGCAGTATAGAAACTGA